The sequence GGTGGCGGCCAGCGGGTCATCGGTGACATCGACGTTCTTGAACGCCGGGTCGATGACGTTCTGCGGCAGTGCCTTGCCGGCGACGTCCGGGGAGGCGAGCTTGTCGTTGAGGGCCTTCTTCGCCTCGGCCGGGTGCGACCGGATCCAGGCGTTGGTCTGCACCGAGGCCCGCAGCACCGCCTCGACGGCCTTGGGGTGCTCCTTGAGGAACTTCTGCGAGACGATCATGTTCGTGATGACGAACTTCCCGTCCTTCCACAGCTTCTTCTCGTCCAGCAGCGTCTTGCCGCCCTCGGCGACGAGCTTGGAGGCGGTGGGCTCGGGCACCCACGCGCCGTCGATACCGCCCTGCTGGAAGACGGTCGGCGTCACCTTGTTGTCGGTGCGCTGGACGGTGACATCGCCCTTGCCGGTGGTGGGGTCGACCTTGAGGCCCTTCTGCGACAGGTAGTTCAGCAGCGCGACGTCCTGGGTGTTGCCCAGCTGCGGGGTCGCGATCTTCTTGCCCTTGAGGTCGTCGACGCTCTTGATCTTCTTGGGATTGACCACCAGCGAGACACCGCCGGAGGCCGAACCGCCAATGATCTTCAGGCTCTTGCCGTGCGACTTGACGTAGCCGTTGATCGCGGGGGAGGGGCCGATCCAGCCGATGTCGACGGCGCCCGAGTTGAGCGCCTCGATCTCGGCGGGGCCCGCGTTGAAGGGGGCGGCCTTCACTTCGGTGCCGCCCAGTGCCTTCTGGAACGCGCCGTTCTGCAGGCCGACCAGGGGAGTGGCATGCGTGGTGTTGCCGAAGAAGCCGATCGTGAGGTGATCGAGCCCGTCGGTCTTGGCACCCTTGGGCGCGACACCGGCCGCGGTGTCCTTCTTGGCCTCGGAGCCGTAGCCGCAGGCGCCCAGCGCCCCGATCAGGAGCGGGACGGTGGCGGCGGC is a genomic window of Streptomyces sp. Edi2 containing:
- a CDS encoding aliphatic sulfonate ABC transporter substrate-binding protein, translating into MSAVRHRLLAAAATVPLLIGALGACGYGSEAKKDTAAGVAPKGAKTDGLDHLTIGFFGNTTHATPLVGLQNGAFQKALGGTEVKAAPFNAGPAEIEALNSGAVDIGWIGPSPAINGYVKSHGKSLKIIGGSASGGVSLVVNPKKIKSVDDLKGKKIATPQLGNTQDVALLNYLSQKGLKVDPTTGKGDVTVQRTDNKVTPTVFQQGGIDGAWVPEPTASKLVAEGGKTLLDEKKLWKDGKFVITNMIVSQKFLKEHPKAVEAVLRASVQTNAWIRSHPAEAKKALNDKLASPDVAGKALPQNVIDPAFKNVDVTDDPLAATLQEEADHAVKAGLLKKPDLKGIYDLTLLNKVLRSEGKQPVSDAGLGSK